The genomic region gttggTAAAAATGGATAGCGGCAACAAGAAAATATCCATGGTACAAAACTGATATGTGCAACAGGGGAACTCCATCATTGCTACCCACTTCTTCAACAGACTGCACATTAGAAGAAGCCAAACATGAAATTTCCTCTAGACCAGCATTAGAGCTCGCCTTGTGCAAACGCACAACATTTTGCACTGCCTCAATATGAGAAAGATACAAAGTCCTTGAAGATGTCAATTTACTTTTCATGTCCATAATTGCCTAAAATCAAGAAGTCCAAAAGCAAGAAGACATCATTAAAAAACAATCCTAACATAAACGAACCTCATAAGAGAGAAAAGCAAGGGAAAGTTTCAAATGATACCTTAACATGTGCACTTAAAAACGAATGACAAAGATTCTCTACACACTGAAGGTGTTCATTCTGATGAGACATCGATGTTGCTACAATATTGCAAAGAGAACCAACTTGTTTGGCAAGATCTTCCTGGTAATTATTCACTACCAACCTATTATCAGCGCTCAGCTTGTCCTCTCTACCTGCACAGTATCACATCATAAATACAAAGACTTAGTAAATTTGTTTGACaattaaaataacttaaatataATTGCTTGTTGAGGGCTACAAACCAATTTTTAGAAACAAGGATGCATTATCGTGAAGTGCTTTCTCCAAGTCAGACTGCAAATTGCATGCTTGCTGAGCCAAAGCATTTTCTGCCATGCATTCAATAATatcaaaacaaacacaaatgcAGAAAACAATCAAGTTCAAGAAATTAAGGATTCAGAGACAGACCAGCTTTCTTCTGCTCGGAAATGATAAAATCCCTCTCCTTCAAAGCATATCGGCATTTCATCAATTCTTCCTCAGTGATAGAAAGCAACTTAGTGGTATGGTTCAAAGTTTTCTGCAACATCGTTTTACAATGAGCTTTCAGAATCTATAGCAAAAAAATCCTTTCCCAAAATACCATGAACATGAGTAGATGAAGATAGCTCACCTCAGTTGAATCAAGTTTGCTACTCAAATCATAACACTGTCGAACCTGGAGATCATATTTATTCTGCAACTCCTCAAATTGCTGTTTATAACATGCCACATGTAAAAATGAAGTTAGATATCGCTAAAAAACCAGAAATAAGTCAATGActtatctttaaaaaaatatcGTATGGACAAACCTTCTGATGGTTTTCTATTACAACCCCCATGTTCTCAATCTGATCAGCCATGGACTACACACAAGAAAAAAGGGAATTAGTAcagcaaaacaaaattaacaagacCCCAGAATCAGCTAATCGATGAAAGGTACAATGTCTTTCAAAAATATGGAAAGACTTGTTTATGCAAAGCCATAATAGCAAACATAGCAACCCCCCACACCCACCACAaacaaaaaatggagaaaagagAAGTTAAGTTTCACAAATACAAAAAGTAAGTAAGCACAGCCTTCTAGAAAGCAGCAAACAAACATTGTACAGAAGTGCCTCAGAAAAGATATCAGACAGATCCAGACACAAATAATATCCTTAACAAgctaaagaaaaatattataccTTCCTTTCACTTTCTTCCTGATAGTATCGCTCCTTCGGGATATAAACACCATTCTTCTCACGCGCAGCATACACCTCTGAACACAATCACAATATTAGAAACAATCACCATATGAAATTACAGAGACACTTTACTTAAACCGGCAGCCAAAGTGTCTGACCTGCCTTAAGCCGTTCAATTTCACCATAAAGATCCTTGATAAGAGTtgatttcatcattttttgGTTCACCTACAAATGGTTGAAATACAGCTCTTCATCATTTTATGAAGCATTAGAATACAAAAGGTTTCAACACTTAACACAGATCACATACAACAGTGCCATTGTGCAATAACACCAAATAACAAGAAATacaaacataaaaagtgaggaTTGTAAACTCATCCAAACTATAGTCTTCACAGAAGAAAAGACATATTACTTGTGGAACCAACAGTAATCGCTCCTATAAGTTTGTAACAACAAATTCACAAAACAACAGTAATCACTCCTATAGGCATGTAACGGTGTACAAATTTGCCAAGAAGACGAATTCATTATTGTATTTATTCCAGTAACAATAGAGCCTGTAGTTTTCTATGCACCAACAACAAACTTCTCTTAGACAATTGTTGTAGAGTTGACCAAAAAGATCACAGTGGAGAATCATATCAGATAAAGAAACTATGGGTACCATTATGAAATAACAAACCTCAGGtttatttcttatattttttgctCTGTGTGCATAATCCAGCGTACTCAAAGTTTCCTCAAGACAGTGCACAGCAGGCGATACTGTAGCTATGATGCACGTCTTTGTTCTTCCTCCAAGTGAATCCCGAAGTAACCGTGTTAGCTTACTATCCCTGATTTCAAATACGACTCTGTTATTAGAATTGGGAAGAACAACGAGTATAGGCATAGAGATAACAGCAAACAAGTGCTTAGCAAACCTGTATGGGATATGCCCAAGATGTTCCACCAGGGCGTTGATTACTCGCCCTAAAGTCAGTAAGCTTTTGTTGATTTCTCCGGCTTCCCTTGCGCGACCCTAATAATTGTGAGAGCGCAAAATTAAGAACAGTTTAAGCATAAACTTAAAAGAGCAATTCCCATCACTACAAACAAACTTGAACAGTCAAACTGAATTGCACCTCTCGAGCACCCGAACGAGAAATATTTTCTGAGCCGGCCAAATCAACCAGATTCAACTTTCCGCATTTTATCAACTCTTCACCTTCAGGGGTTGCTTCTTTAATGTGTATGGTGATGGAAAAGAGAGAATGTGACCGACTGAAATTGACAAAGTAAAATACCATGAACAAAAGTTGACACTGAATACATGAAGTCGGTCAAAGAAGCATTTGCATTACCTTGACTGCTTGTTCAATAAAGTTTCAGCAGTACGACGTTTAGAAGACCCTCTTTCGAGTAGAGTGAAAATCTCATTCGCACTCGTCACAATTTCCTCCTCCAAACCTCTTACAAGGACTCCACCCTTCCCATCCTCCATCAGAGGCAGCTGCTTTTTCTGCTTATCTTCCAAAGAAACTCTATTAAGTTCCTCTGGAGCAAGAAGATCGGTAATCTCTTCGTTGTAAAGCTCTAAGAAAGTGACTTTCACACTGTACTCTGCATTCTGACCCTCAAGGGTATCGAAAATCTGCTGGACAGCCCTCGGAATAACTCCAGCCTCGGGAGGCAATTCTCCATTAGGCCCAGTCTGTTTAAATAGGCCATGAcatcaaaaaaatttaatgacaAAAACTTGGACAACAGCACCACAAAACTCAATACAAGACTGAAACACCATACCTTTGCCCTTTTGCATTCACCCTCCATTGTGTATGTCTTACCGGTACCAGTTTGCCCATACGCAAAAATGGTACAGTTGAAGCCTTCCAAGACTTCGTGCACTATTGGAATCACAGCTTGATCATAAAGATCTCTTTGCTGAGCATTAGGACCAAAAACCTACAAGTAGAAGCcacagaaattaaaattttgaccaTAACCATACCAATTACAAAATTTCGAAAACCCGAAAAATCTACATTAAAGAAGACAATACTTGGGTTGCAGGAAAAGACCTTATCGAAAGTGAAAACCCTATCGATGTGTTTTCCGGCAATGTTCTGAGACACGGCCACTTCCCTCTGGTACTCATTGCAAGTAATAACCTGCGGGGCATTGCTCCGCAACTCATCCTCACTAAACGGCCTAAATCAACAATATAAGTAACAATTAACAAAATCGATAAGTAATTAGGGATTTCAAAGATTCAAAAATGTCGCCTTATAACGATTTTCAAGAAATCTAACCCTAAAGAGAGACATGAAGTGCGGGAAAGGGTAAATACCTGCAGCGGAGAAGGACCTGGACGTTAACGCCCTTCTCTTTCTCGTGGCGGCCGGACATTCTTATGCGGTGGCGAGAAGGCGACGGAGAATCGGACGCACCTATGA from Pyrus communis chromosome 9, drPyrComm1.1, whole genome shotgun sequence harbors:
- the LOC137745927 gene encoding kinesin-like protein KIN-5C; its protein translation is MSGRHEKEKGVNVQVLLRCRPFSEDELRSNAPQVITCNEYQREVAVSQNIAGKHIDRVFTFDKVFGPNAQQRDLYDQAVIPIVHEVLEGFNCTIFAYGQTGTGKTYTMEGECKRAKTGPNGELPPEAGVIPRAVQQIFDTLEGQNAEYSVKVTFLELYNEEITDLLAPEELNRVSLEDKQKKQLPLMEDGKGGVLVRGLEEEIVTSANEIFTLLERGSSKRRTAETLLNKQSSRSHSLFSITIHIKEATPEGEELIKCGKLNLVDLAGSENISRSGAREGRAREAGEINKSLLTLGRVINALVEHLGHIPYRDSKLTRLLRDSLGGRTKTCIIATVSPAVHCLEETLSTLDYAHRAKNIRNKPEVNQKMMKSTLIKDLYGEIERLKAEVYAAREKNGVYIPKERYYQEESERKSMADQIENMGVVIENHQKQFEELQNKYDLQVRQCYDLSSKLDSTEKTLNHTTKLLSITEEELMKCRYALKERDFIISEQKKAENALAQQACNLQSDLEKALHDNASLFLKIGREDKLSADNRLVVNNYQEDLAKQVGSLCNIVATSMSHQNEHLQCVENLCHSFLSAHVKAIMDMKSKLTSSRTLYLSHIEAVQNVVRLHKASSNAGLEEISCLASSNVQSVEEFLTSEAGEAATIFEDLQSGLSTQQGEMTAFAKELKQRFNSSIKQIKDISEYSQGFLHKLLEESKRLEDHVGQTNDIKLNSIAEFQKAYEEQSKSDAEKLIADISSLVSIHMCRQKEMVDAKLVGFRESAIADKYFMDGHVSSMEGITTDAKRKWLEFSMQAENDAKDGVDYSAAKHCRMEVILQKSVSTADTALEHWKKTQESVNDMGNKHVSAMLSLIRNASDGNEQHDVEINSVRAAVEQDVAKNSDDIVQHVDSVCEQEQESISKILETIKAHSNTLETLREGHSGQAVSIEERARDTFQNHYLDYEPSGSTPEKSEPEVPSKGTIESLRAMPMEALVEEFRENNSYESFDVKELKPSLIPRTPLTQLN